The following DNA comes from Leucoraja erinacea ecotype New England chromosome 38, Leri_hhj_1, whole genome shotgun sequence.
agtcttaaatggcctcccctttattctaagactgtgtgtggcccctggttctatgtAAACTAACGTGCCTGTATACACTGTGGACATCTCGACTGTAAacatggactcgcccaacattgggaacatttatcctgcagttcagtttagtttagagatacagcatggtgtttcaagagagagctagatagggctctttaaaatagcggagtcaggggatttggagagaaggcaggaacggggtactgattggggatgatcagccatgatcacattgaaaggcggtgctggctcgaagggccgaatgccctactcctgcacctattatctattgtctgttgtcacgGGGAGAAATGTACAATCCTTACAAACttcttggagatacagcacggttcccaacaggcccttcagcccaccgagtccagcttGCCGACCAGGGGCGATCCCCGAGCAcaagaacactatcctacagacactcGGGACTCTCTTTTACATTTACagttcaagccaattaacctacaaacctgccccttgtctttggagtgtgggaggagaaccgaagatcccggagttTCAAACCCGgagcaaggtcacggggagaacgtgcaaactccgtacaggcagcacccgtggtcgggatcgaacccgggtctccggcgctgcaagcgctgtgaggcagcgactctaccgctgtgccaccgcgctcGGGCAGGGAAGGGGTTAACAACGTCCTGGTGTTTACCACCGGGCTAAACACCAGCTGCGATAAACAAGTGGTGTCAACACGCTCCcagctccctcccccatctccccccccccccccccccccccccccccgggactgGCTCTCAGCTGGTCCAATGCACTACCTCTCCATTGAGGCGTCTCAGATCTGAACTGAAGTCAATCCATCATATCAACACCAGCGAAAAGTGTCTGCAGTTTGATCGGCCTGCAATCTAATCAGTGGAGCACAGGGACCTTTATATCATAGACCCGTCAAAGCAAGTTACAGGCTGTAAGGtaaccatctcccctctcccctctcccatcaggctaaaAGATAGATCTGCtgtcttccattgactccatctactcctcaattgaatcaaggaccagtcacaccccagCTCTAGAAGAGcgaaaacacacacacctccagattcagagacagtttcttcccagctgttatcaggcaactgaaccatcccaccacaaccagagagcggtgctgaactactatagaaacatagaaacatagaaacatagaaaataggtgcaggagtaggccatttggcccttcgagcctgcaccattctccattcaatatgatcatggctgatcatccaactcagtatcccgtacctgccttctctccataccccctgatccctttagccacaagggccacatctaactccctcttaaatatagccaatgaactgtgtggcctcgactaccttctgtggcagagagttccacagattcaccactctctgtgtgaaaaatgttttcctcatctcggtcctaaaagatttcccccttatccttaaactgtgtgaccccttgttctggacttcccccaacatcgggaacaatcttcctgcatccagcctgtccaacccccataagaattttgtaagttctgcCTCATCGGTGAAacatcggactatccttgatcggactttgctggctttaccttgcattaaacgttattccccttatcatgtatctgtgtaacctgcggatggctcgactgtaatcatgtgtctttgatactgtaagcgctgtaatgggcctgtcatcagtgataggagcagaatgaggccattcgggtGACACAGatatcaggagttatggggagagggcaggagaatggggttaggatggagagatagatcagccatgattgaatggcggagtagactcgatgggccaaatggcctaattctgctcctattccttatgacctgatgaccattcggcccatcaggtctagtctccctccaaacccctgatctttcacattttccttgaaccttgtcccctttgatgtctcattttcacacctttcacctccttgtctctgtgcctccctctcaaAAGGCGataaggtcagaaggaataggagtggaaataggccattcggcccgtcaagtctactctgtcattcatccgatcgaatctctccctcctaaccccattctcctgccttctccccataaccccttgacaCCCACACCTAGAACTGTACCTTCGTCACCTGAGAAGAACTAGCCCTTCGATGGACATAGCCCCacactccccatagcccctgactcacGCACTAATCACGAATGtatccatctccgccttaaatatacccCCAGCCTCCTGCGGCAAAAACCTccgcagattcaccgccctccgactaaagaaacttctcctcatctccttccatgcAGGACGTCATTGTAGGAAGGTCCACCTCGCTGTGTTTCTGGAGCGGAGCACCACACGATGCCTAACCTCACGGCCAAGATCGCCGAGGCCCGCCTGGCGGTGGAGCAGCTGAAGCTGGAGGTCCACATCGACCGCATGCAGGTGAGTCCGCGCCACCTACTCCGCACTCtgtggcgtttagaaggatgagtggggatctcattgtaacatataagattatttaaggggctgtcccacttgggcattgtttgcgtgtaatttacgtgacatcactTCGCACGATGCGCACGTGATGCGTGTATGGTGCGCATTACACGCGCATAGTGCGTGGTGACGTAAGCAGTGACCCGCGGTCTGCGCGGCTCACCAGGATTTTGggacgtacaaaatcttcgcgcgccatctgcccgacacgcaaattacacccaagtgggacaggccccttatgggctttgacacgctagatgcacaaaacatgttcccgatgttgggggagttctgaaccaggggccacacacagtttacgaataaggggtatgccatgagGGTAGACACCAAACGCTgggtgggcagcatctctggagagaaggaatgggtgacgtttcgggtcgagacccttcgtcaggccTTGTGGTGGACTCCAACATTGACCTGATCaagaaatctgaggaaggacattattgccatagagggagtgcagagacggttcaccagactgattcctgggatgtcaggactatcttatgaagaaagactggatagacttggtttatactctctagaatttaggagattgagaggggatcttatagaaacttacaaaattcttaaggggttggacaggctagatgcaggaagattgttcccgatgttggggaagtccaggacaaggggtcacagcttaaggataaagggagaaatcctttaaaactgagatgagatgaacttttttcacacagagagtggtgaatctctggaactctctgccacagagggtagttgaggccacagttcattggttatatttaagagggagttagatgtggtccttgtggctaaggggatcagggggtatggagagaaggcaggtacgggatactgagttggatgatcagccatgatcatattgaatggtggtgcaggctcgaagggccgaatggcctctactcctgcacctaatttctatttctatgacctctttcctctcctcttccccccccatccAGGTTTCCAAAGCAGCTGCGGAACTTCTAGCCTACTGTGAGGAACATGCCAAGGAGGACCCTCTAGTCACCCCTGCTGCCAACTCCACCAACCCCTTTCGAGACAAGGGTATGTGTGCCATCCTTTAAGGGTGACTGCAATGCCCAGCTCCCTCTGTCCCCACAACCCCACATGCCACGGTTGGGATTGTGAAGAGTAAGGTTGGACAACTGATGGAAGATTAGTGCACACAAATAAAAACTTGGACTCAGCCCTGGTACGTGTGATTACTCATCGGATtaattagttgagagatacagcgcggaaacaggcccttcggcccaccgagtcactgccgaccagcgatccccacacactaacacaatcctacacacacacacacactggggacaatgtggactttacaccaagacaattaacctacaaacctgcacgtctttggagtgtgggaggaaaccgaagatctcagagaaaacccacgcaggtcacggggagaacgtgcaaactccgtacaggcagcgcccgtagccgggattgaacccgtgtttCCGGAGccacaagcgctgtgaggcagcaactctaccgctgtgccaccatgcccgcCCATAAATGCTTATGCCCTTGATGTGTACTATGGAATAAAATTCTAAGCGGCCTCaatacagcacagtggtgcagcggtagaggtgatgtcctacagtgccagagacccgggttcgatcctgaccacgggagcttacctgcacattctccccgtgacctgcgtgggtttcccccgagatcttcggtttcctacaaCACATTCCAAAAGTCATAccagtttgaagattaattggcttggtgtaagtgtaaattgtcccgagcttgtgtagggtagtgttaatctatggggatcgctggtcggtgcagactcggtgggccgaagggcctgtttccgcgctgtatctcgaaactaaacgcaACTCAACCAAACAAAGGAATAGACACAAGAAGtgtagtgactcagtgggacaggcagcatctccggatagaaggaatgagtgacgttttggttcaagatccttcttcagactcagaaactcgactagaaacgtcacccattccttttctccagagatgctgcctgtcccactgagttacatagaaacatagaaacatagaaacatagaaattaggtgcaggagtaggccattcggcctttcgagcctacaccgccattcaatatgatcatccaactcagtatcccgtacctgccttctccccataccctctgatccccttagccacaagggccacatctaactccctcttaaatatagccaatgaactggcctcaactaccctctgtggcagagagttccagagattcaccactctctgtgtgaaaaaagttctcctcatctcggttttaaaggatttcccccttatccttaagctgtgaccccttgttttggacttccccaacatcgggaacaatcttcctgcatctagcctgtctaaccccttaagaattttgtaagtttctataagatcccctctcaatctcctaaattctagagagtataaaccaagtctatccagtctttcttcataagacagtcctgacatcccaggaatcagtctggtgaaccttctctgtactccctctatggcaagaatgtacaaGGAACAAACGAATGAAGGGCACATCCTTATTAACTctgggacacagagtgctggagtaaatcagcgggtcaggcagcatctgtggagaacatggataggtgacgtttcacagagtgctggagtaactcagcgggtcaggcatcatctgtggagaacatggataggtgacgtttcacagagtgctggagtaactcagcaggtcaggcagcatctgtggagaacatggataggttgacgtttcacagagtgctggagaaactcagcgggtgcagcagcatctatggagctaaggaaataggcaacgtttcaggccgaaacccggaagggtttcggccagaaacgttgcctatttccagaagggtttcggcccgaaaccttgcctatttccttagctccatagatgctgctgcaccataactcagcgggtcaggcagcatctgtggagaacatggataggtgacgtttcaggtctaaccCCAACTGAAGACTAACCCTACTGTGTCTGTAACTGAGCCTAACTGAATATGAAGAAGGAAGTCGACACTAAACGTCacctcaactatccatgttctccagaggtgctgcctggcccgttactccagcactttgtgcgtttcattgtgtaaaccagcatctgcggttccttcttactgCCATTTTAACTGTTTGCCATTCAGTGTCAGTCACGCCCCTGGGACAAGGGTAACGCTGAGAAAAACAAAGCATCAGCTGGTTTAAAAACACAAACGCACGTCTTGTTTTTCGTTCCATGTTATTGGAGATGGGATGGAGGTGGGAACTCCATTAGAACCACATCTATGATCATCCCCTCTGGATTGGTCTTCAGATGATAGttcaggggaaaataagtgtgttTTATATCGAACAGCCCAGTAcaggatcaggccattcggcccataatatccatactgaagatgatgccaaattaatcta
Coding sequences within:
- the LOC129714276 gene encoding guanine nucleotide-binding protein G(I)/G(S)/G(O) subunit gamma-8-like, whose product is MPNLTAKIAEARLAVEQLKLEVHIDRMQVSKAAAELLAYCEEHAKEDPLVTPAANSTNPFRDKGMCAIL